A window from Borrelia sp. P9F1 encodes these proteins:
- a CDS encoding 16S rRNA (uracil(1498)-N(3))-methyltransferase has protein sequence MKQIVLGNDCLFGNDIVINDIKIYHHLVDVRRVRVGDTLNVLLKGEGVRFARILSIDDKLIRLSTIGAEKIKKRDFQISMFISNLKSRKLDFCLRQIVEIGVDQINIVNADNSVSRIDVNNLKFKSSRFSRIVDEALKQSGNANAPSINFYKNFFSVPYSSAVDYYVAHQEGIVLSCGDGLGISNKIGILVGPEGCFSMSEINLFKNLDFKFVRFNTPTLRADTAVVYSLICFKLLLEGNGG, from the coding sequence GTGAAGCAAATAGTCTTAGGGAATGACTGTTTATTTGGAAATGATATCGTTATTAACGATATTAAGATTTATCATCATCTTGTTGATGTGAGACGGGTTAGGGTAGGGGATACATTGAATGTTTTGCTGAAGGGAGAAGGTGTAAGATTTGCTAGGATTTTAAGCATAGATGATAAGCTTATCAGGCTTTCTACTATTGGTGCAGAGAAGATAAAGAAGAGAGATTTCCAAATAAGCATGTTTATATCTAATCTTAAGAGTAGAAAATTGGATTTTTGTTTAAGGCAGATTGTTGAGATTGGAGTAGATCAGATAAACATTGTTAATGCCGATAATTCTGTTTCTAGAATAGATGTTAATAATTTGAAGTTTAAAAGTTCAAGGTTTTCAAGAATAGTTGACGAGGCTTTAAAACAGAGTGGTAATGCAAATGCTCCTAGTATTAACTTTTATAAAAATTTTTTTAGTGTTCCTTATTCATCTGCTGTTGATTATTACGTTGCTCACCAAGAAGGTATTGTATTAAGTTGTGGGGATGGTTTAGGTATTTCGAATAAAATTGGGATTTTGGTGGGGCCAGAGGGTTGTTTTTCAATGTCGGAAATTAACCTGTTTAAGAATTTGGATTTTAAATTTGTAAGGTTTAATACTCCAACTTTAAGAGCAGATACGGCTGTTGTTTATTCACTTATTTGTTTTAAATTGTTATTAGAGGGAAATGGTGGCTAA
- a CDS encoding S41 family peptidase yields MKNKFLVFVYFLLALSISSLVIVESIFAQADSSRGKLSASNYGHMMTEAFDFIKRNYVEPVDDEAVFEGALKGMFQALGDPYSQYLTRKDLEEISKTTEGNYVGIGVTITKKDASKGGDNLDPGLSYVKILTPFEEGPAYRAGIRSGDYITAVDDKSASLMTVEQVVELLRGQEGTKVKVSILRGKDLKLEFELVREKLDIQTVKSDIIGKDVGYIRIVSFNPNTGNYFRKALEKLKSHDIKSLILDLRLNTGGFLKDAIKIADDILVEGTIVSTKARDAKTPFEYKASPEYLVPLDMKIVALIDKHSASASEVLVGALKDHQRAYVVGEKSYGKGVIQNVIPFHTGGFKITNSKYYTPSGQSIHNIGIKPDLEIVSKDFSGEEVALYKEIFDKDLIGHFLKDRKAITEAEIDDFIDNLVKQHENYNVDKDFLGQYVLNKFYQDTNREALVYNLHYDKVLRASYEYLIKETNN; encoded by the coding sequence ATGAAAAATAAATTTTTGGTGTTTGTATACTTTTTGTTAGCTCTCAGTATCAGCTCTTTAGTCATTGTAGAATCTATCTTCGCACAAGCAGATTCTTCTAGAGGGAAATTATCTGCGTCAAATTATGGTCATATGATGACAGAAGCTTTTGATTTTATTAAAAGAAATTATGTTGAACCTGTTGATGATGAGGCTGTTTTTGAAGGGGCTTTAAAGGGTATGTTTCAGGCTTTGGGTGATCCTTATTCTCAATACTTAACTAGGAAGGATTTAGAAGAAATATCAAAGACTACAGAGGGCAATTATGTTGGTATTGGGGTTACTATTACCAAAAAGGATGCTTCCAAGGGCGGGGATAATCTTGATCCTGGTCTTTCTTATGTCAAGATTCTTACTCCTTTTGAGGAGGGACCTGCGTATAGGGCTGGAATAAGGTCGGGTGATTACATCACTGCGGTTGATGATAAGAGTGCTTCTTTAATGACGGTGGAACAAGTTGTTGAGCTTTTAAGGGGGCAAGAGGGCACAAAGGTTAAGGTTTCTATCCTGAGAGGTAAAGATTTAAAACTAGAATTTGAACTTGTAAGGGAAAAGTTGGATATACAGACTGTCAAGAGTGATATTATTGGTAAGGATGTTGGGTATATTAGGATAGTAAGTTTTAATCCAAATACTGGCAATTACTTCAGGAAAGCTTTAGAAAAACTTAAATCTCACGACATAAAGTCTTTGATACTAGACTTAAGGCTTAATACGGGGGGCTTTCTTAAGGACGCTATAAAGATAGCCGATGATATTTTGGTTGAGGGAACCATTGTATCAACAAAAGCAAGAGATGCTAAAACTCCCTTCGAATATAAGGCTAGCCCTGAATATTTAGTGCCTTTGGACATGAAGATTGTTGCTTTGATAGATAAGCATTCAGCATCGGCGTCCGAAGTTTTAGTAGGGGCCTTAAAAGATCATCAAAGAGCTTATGTTGTGGGTGAGAAGTCTTATGGTAAAGGAGTAATACAGAATGTGATTCCTTTCCATACTGGAGGATTTAAGATTACTAACTCGAAGTATTATACTCCGTCTGGACAAAGTATTCATAATATTGGCATTAAACCTGATTTGGAGATCGTTTCGAAGGATTTTTCTGGGGAAGAAGTTGCGTTGTATAAGGAGATTTTTGATAAGGATTTAATAGGTCACTTTTTGAAGGATAGGAAGGCTATTACCGAAGCTGAAATAGATGATTTTATTGATAATCTTGTTAAACAACACGAGAATTATAATGTGGACAAGGATTTCTTGGGTCAATATGTGCTTAACAAGTTTTATCAAGATACAAATCGGGAAGCTCTAGTTTATAATCTGCATTATGATAAGGTTCTAAGAGCCTCTTATGAATATCTTATTAAGGAAACTAACAATTAA
- a CDS encoding P-loop NTPase — MFVIPVASGKGGVGKSLFSTNVAICLANESKKVLLVDLDLGGSNLHSMLNIIPRRGIGTFLKTRIPFKDIITESGVKNLSFIAGDSDIPELANIATFQKRRIINNLKSLAYDYLIIDLGAGTTFNTIDFFLMSNRGVIVTIPTVTATMNAYLFLKNTIFRLISKVFTKETEGYKIISEVKKDSNDLQKIYIPNLLLKIENCDPENYEKLMSIFSRFSPFIVFNMLNTPDDIKKTEKILKSAKNYLNINLQSIGSIYKDEIIDKALNHKIPITIYKPTSLTSKSIKKIASKLIELETLVNDAELLSEEDMYESHDFVLKEAQDEYLEKSEYLESLLLDKTVDNNEIIDIIKSQQREIATLRKQNMMLKKKLFRQLRED, encoded by the coding sequence TTGTTTGTTATTCCTGTAGCAAGTGGAAAGGGGGGTGTGGGGAAATCTCTTTTTTCGACTAACGTAGCGATTTGTCTTGCTAATGAGTCAAAAAAGGTACTGCTTGTTGATCTTGACCTTGGGGGTTCCAATCTGCACTCTATGTTAAATATCATCCCCAGGAGAGGTATTGGCACTTTCCTCAAGACAAGGATTCCCTTCAAGGATATAATAACCGAATCCGGAGTTAAAAATCTAAGTTTTATTGCAGGGGATTCTGACATTCCGGAGCTTGCAAATATAGCTACCTTTCAGAAGAGAAGAATAATTAACAACTTGAAATCTCTCGCTTATGACTATTTAATCATTGATCTTGGGGCTGGTACAACATTTAATACAATAGACTTCTTTTTAATGTCAAATCGTGGTGTCATAGTGACAATACCAACAGTAACAGCAACAATGAATGCCTATTTATTCTTAAAAAATACAATCTTTAGGCTTATATCAAAAGTATTCACAAAGGAAACAGAAGGGTACAAAATAATCTCTGAAGTAAAAAAGGATTCTAATGACTTACAAAAGATATATATTCCAAACTTGCTACTTAAAATAGAAAATTGTGATCCTGAAAATTATGAGAAGCTTATGTCAATCTTTTCAAGATTTAGTCCTTTTATCGTTTTTAATATGCTAAATACACCTGATGACATCAAAAAAACAGAAAAAATATTAAAATCCGCAAAAAATTATCTGAACATAAATTTACAAAGCATAGGCTCGATTTATAAGGATGAGATTATTGATAAAGCACTAAACCATAAAATACCCATAACGATCTACAAACCCACCAGTTTAACTTCTAAGAGTATTAAAAAAATAGCAAGCAAATTGATTGAGCTTGAGACCCTAGTAAACGATGCGGAACTCTTAAGTGAGGAAGACATGTATGAAAGTCATGACTTTGTATTAAAGGAAGCACAAGATGAATACTTGGAAAAATCTGAATATCTTGAATCATTGCTATTAGATAAAACAGTAGACAATAATGAAATTATTGATATAATAAAATCCCAGCAAAGAGAGATTGCGACATTGAGGAAACAAAACATGATGCTTAAGAAGAAGTTATTTAGGCAATTAAGAGAAGATTAA